GCTGCGCAATAGATTCGTTTCGATCCGTCTTCCTTTGATCGGCCATGCAACGTTCGACAAAATCAAGGTGCTGTTCAATTGCGGTGCGCGCGGCTAAAGGACTGCGCGCCTGTAACGCGTCATTGATGGCCCGATGCTGGTCCAAAATCGCTTCGCGCGTGGCGCGCTGTTGGAACATCGTCTGACGGTTGTAGAACACGCCCTGCACCAACAAATCATACATCGAGCGCATCATATGCAACATGATGACATTATGGCTGGCCTCGATGATGGCCATATGGAATTCAGCATCCAGTTGCGCCTCGTCATCCGCTGCATTCCGGTCGTGGGCCGCTTGCATCTTGTCAAAGATCGCCTGTACCACTTTCAGGTCGCTTTCGGATCCTTGGCGCGCAGCCCTTTCCGCTGCCAACCCTTCCATGTCGCGGCGAAAAGACAGGTAATCAAACACCGCTTCGTCATGACTGCCGAACAAACGGATCAGCGCAGGGGAAAAGGCCGATCCCAGAACCTCGGCCACGTAGATCCCAGATCCAGCCTTGGCGGTCAGCAATCCTTGCGCCTGAAGCTCAGATATTGCGTCGCGTAGGGACGGGCGGGACACACCCATCCGCTCGGCCAGTTCACGTTCCGAGGGTAGACGTTCGCCAGGGCGCAGGATGCCGCGCAGGATCAGAAGCTCGATCTGGCGAACGACGGCAAGCGAGAGTTTTTCGGTTTCAACTTTGTGAAAGGGCATGTTGTTTCCGCAATTGGTCAAGTCATTTGACCACGGACATGGGGCACGTTCAAGAACACCTGTTCACATCGGCTGAAATAATAGGTCAGCATTATTGACTTTAAATCATCTGGCAATAGGCTGCCCGAAACTGAGATCGGAGGAGCCTCATGTCCCAACATCCCTTGTTTGCCACCCGGGCTTCCCGGATGAAGGCATCAGAAATCCGAGAGCTGCTGAAACTGCTCGACCAACCAGGGATCATTTCGTTTGCGGGCGGCATTCCGGATCCAGCATTTTTCCCAGCCGACGCGTTTGCACAGGCGTTTCAGGCAGCGCTGGGGCCAGAGACACAAGCGCAGGCACTGCAATATTCGGTCAGCGAAGGTTATGTCCCGCTGCGCAAATGGCTGGCGCAGCACATGCGTGAAATCGGAGTGGCGTGTGACATCGACAACATTCTGATCACGTCGGGATCGCAGCAGGCGCTGGATTATCTTGGCAAGCTGTTTTTGTCGCCCGGCGACACCGCCCTGGTTGGTTGGCCCACCTATCTGGGCGCGCTTGCAGCGTTCAATGCGTATGAACCCCGGTTTGATCGGCTGAACGGCAACAGCGGGGCCGCAGAATACAAGGCAGCAGCCGGGGACGGGGCGGTGAAATTCGCTTACCTGTCGGCGGATTTTGCCAACCCAACCGGCGAAACTCTGGATCTGCAAGGCAGGGAGGCTTTGTTGGATCTGGCAGAAGAGTTGGATTGCGCCATAATCGAAGACGGGGCCTATCAGGCGTTGCGCTATGACGGGGATCCGATCCCACCGATCCTGTCTTTGGAGCTGGCCCGCAAAGGATCAATTGAAGACTGCCGGACGATCTATTGTGGCAGCTTTTCAAAAACCCTGTCTCCTGGGCTGCGCATGGGCTGGGTCGTGGCGCCCAAGCCGATCATATCTCAGTTGGTTTTGTTGAAGCAGGCGGCGGACCTGCATTCGGCGACCATAAACCAAATGGCCGTTCATGACGTGGCGCAAGCGTGTTTTGACAGCCATATTCCCCAAGTGCGTGCGGTTTATCAAAACCGTCGCGATGTGATGCTGGACGCGTTGGAACAGCATATGCCCAACGGGGTCGAGTGGACCCGGCCCGAGGGCGGTATGTTCATCTGGGTCACGCTGCCTGCAGGGGTCAGTGGGTCTGAATTGCTGGCGCGTGCGTTGGACACGGTGAAAGTGGCGTTTGTGCCGGGTCAGGCATTCTTCCCGGATGGCAGCGGCGCCAATACCATTCGACTTAGCTTTTCAAATTCTGACGAGGCAGCAATCCGCGAAGGTATTCGTCGGTTGGGTGAAGTACTGCGGGCCTGATACGCAGAAAGGATCTGTTAACCAAAATGCTGCAACTCTGCGGCATGATCCGGTGTCTTGCCCCTTTGTTGTTGGCCGCATGTGCGGCCGGAACCCCTCATTTCCGCGAAGTGCCTGCCACGCGGGTGGCGGTGAATGGCAGCGTATTCGACGTGCGCGTGCGCGGTGAGCTGGCCGAAGCGGTTCGGGTCAACGCGCAATACGCACCACGGCTGGGTCCGGTCCGAGACCGGGCCGCCCTTGCGATGGCTCAGGTTTCGGGTTGTCCGATTCTGGATGTGCTGGGCGATGCGGCGGTAACGGTTGGTGTTTTGGGCTGTGATCGAGACGCGGGCGAGCGGTTGCTGCTGACTGCTGTTTCTACGCCCAACTATGAATGCATCGACTATGGCATCTACGAAAACGTTGGGGATGACTACGGCTATCAGGTCTTTGAGTGCACCCCATATTGATATACGCGTGTTCTTGGGTATTTCGGCAAGATATTGTGGATAAGTCAAAATGATATCCCATATCCTGCGCAACTCCGTTGACTCGGACCCTATCCCTTGCGCAGACTTTGAACTCATAGGAATCAAGGGACACGCTGCCATTGCGTTTCAGCAAGCTCAAACTGACCGGCTTCAAAAGCTTTGTTGATCCGACCGATCTGATCATCGCAGACGGGCTGACCGGTGTGGTGGGGCCTAATGGCTGTGGCAAGTCCAATCTTCTGGAAGCATTGCGTTGGGTGATGGGTGAAAACCGGCCCAAATCCATGCGTGGTGGCGCGATGGAAGACGTGATCTTCGCGGGTGCGGCCACGCGTCCTGCACGCAATTTTGCCGAGGTCGTCCTGACCATGGACAACTCGGAACGTCTTGCGCCATCTGGGTTCAACGACAGCGATCAGTTGGAGATCGTAAGGCGCATCACCCGCGACGTTGGCAGCGCATACAAGACCAACGGCAAGGATGTGCGCGCGCGCGATGTACAGATGCTGTTCGCCGATGCTTCGACGGGGGCGCATTCGCCTGCGCTGGTCGGGCAGAACCGCATCGCCGAATTGATCAACGCCAAACCCCGCGCTCGCCGCCGCATTCTGGAAGAAGCTGCTGGGATCTCGGGCCTGTATCAGCGTCGGCACGAAGCCGAGCTAAAGCTGAAAGGCACCGAGGCGAACCTGACCCGCGTCGATGACGTTCTGGAACAGCTTGGTGGGCAATTGGCTCAACTGGCGCGCCAAGCCCGTCAGGCCGCGCGATACCGTGAAATCGGCGAACAACTGCGTCAGGCCGAAGGGATGCTGCTGTATCGACGCTGGAAAGAGGCTGATATGGCCCGCCAGCAGGCAGAGGAAAAGCTGCGCGAACGTATAACCGAAGCTTCCCGTGCCGAGGCCGAGGCGCGCGCTGCCGCTGCAAAACGTGCCGAGATCGAAGAAACTTTGCCGCCACTCCGTGAAGAAGAGGCAATCGCAGCTGCGGTTCTGCAACGTCAGCAGGTGCAGCGCGATCAACTATCGGATCAGGAAACCCGCGCGCGGCAGACCATTGAGACGCTGACAAACCGTATTCAGCAGCTTGGCCACGATATTGAGCGTGAAGCCGGTCTGAACCGAGACGCAGGTCAAATGATTGAGCGCCTGGAATGGGAAGCGCGCGAGCTGGCAAAGGCCGCTGAAGGCCATGACGAGAAAGTGGCTGAGGCGGCAGAAATCGCGCGTGAGGCAGCCTCGATCCTGCAAAACCGCGAAGACCACCTGTCACAACAAACCGAGGACATGGCCCGTCTGGTCGCCCGGCACCAGTCAGCCCAACGTTTGGTCGAAGACAGCCGTAAGACATTGGCCCGGTCTGAGGGTGAGGAGGAAAAGGCACGGCAGGCAGTGGATGAGGCCAAAACTGCCTTGACCCGCGCAAGCGAGGCGTTTGAAGCCGCCCAGGAAGGTGAGGAAAAAGCCCGCGAAGCCGCGGAAGCCGCCGAAGAGGCTCTGGCAGCTGCGGATGAGCTGCGCAATGAAACGCAAGCGCGCGAGGCCGAAGCACGCGCGCAGCGTTCTGAGGCCGAAGGTGAGCTTGGCGCGATCCGGGCTGAAACCACGGCGCTGGCCAAGCTGGTGGAACGTGACACTGCCGAAGGTGGTCAAGTGCTGGATCTGCTGCGCGTCGCGCCGGGCTTTGAAAAGGCTCTGGGCGCGGCCCTGGCCGATGATCTACGCGCGCCCTTGGTTGAGGGCGATGGCCCTTCTGGCTGGGTGCAGGTGGCAGGATATGACAGCGATCAGCCTTTGTCGGATGGGGTCGAACCGCTGGCGCTTCACGTCTCGGGTCCGGATCGTCTCAGCCGTCGGATTGCACAGATCGGTCTTGTGGATGCCGATCAGGGCGCGCGTTTGCAAGCAGCGCTGAAACCGGGCCAACGGTTGGTGTCCCGTTCGGGTGATTTGTGGCGCTGGGACGGCTTCCGTGCATGGGCCGAGGATGCCCCAAGCGCAGCTGCACTGCGTTTAGAGCAACTCAACAAGCTGGAAGCACTCAAGCAGGAACTGACACGCACCGAGGCGCAGGCAGATGGCGCCCGTGCCGCGCATGAAGCGCTGTCCAGGCAATTGGCGGATGTGACCGAGGCAGACCGCCGTGCGCGAGAAGCCCGCCGTGCTGCGGATCAGCGCATGGCCGAAACTGCGCGCTTGCTTAGCCGCGCCGAAGCGGATCGTAATCTGGCGCAGGGTAAACTGGAGACCCTGACCCTTGCCGTAGATCGCCACAAAGAAGACGCTATGGCGGCCCGCGCACAACTGCGCGAAGCCGAGGGCGCATTGAGCGGCTTGGGCGATCTCGACAGTGCACGTGCTGAGGTCGAGGACATCAAACAAACTGTCGAGGCGGCCCGGATCACGATGCTGACCCACCGCTCGACCCATGATGAGCTGCGTCGTGAGGGGGACGCGCGCACCCGCCGCTCGCAGGAGGTCACAAAAGACCTCAGCGGGTGGCGGCATAGATTGGAAACCGCTGAAAAACGGATCTCGGAACTGGCTGAGCGCAAGGAAAGCTCGGAAGAGGAGCTGGCCGACGCCATGGCCGCCCCCGGTGAGATTGCTGAAGCGCGGGAAGAGCTGAACGAATTGATCGAAGCCGCCGAAGCGCGCCGGGCAGAGGCTGCAGACAAGCTGGCCGAGGCTGAGACCCAGCAGCGTGAGGTTGTTCTGGCTGAACGTGAAGCGGAACGCCTTGCGTCGGAAGCGCGCGAAAGCCGCGCGGCGGCCGAGGCGCGCTGTGATGCGGCAAAGGAAAGTGTGGTCGCTGCAGCAGAACGGATCGCCGAGGATCAACAGCTAACCCCGAACCAGTTGCTGAATCAGCTGGATGTGAACCCCGACCAGATGCCTGCTGCAGATGCTCTGGAATCCGAGGTGAACCGCCACAAGCGCCAACGCGACGCCATGGGTGCGGTGAACCTGCGGGCGGAAGAAGACAGCAAAGAAGTTCAGGAAGAGTTCGACACGCTCAGCAGCGAAAAGGCCGATCTGGAAGAGGCGATCAAAGCCCTGCGCAGCGGCATCGCCAGCCTCAACCGCGAAGGACGCGAACGGTTGTTGACCGCTTTTGAACAGGTGAATTCGAACTTCGCTATGTTGTTCAAGCACCTGTTTGGGGGTGGTGAGGCCAATCTGGTCATGGTCGAAAGCGACGATCCGCTGGATGCGGGTCTTGAGATCATGTGCCAGCCGCCGGGCAAGAAACTGTCGACCCTCAGCCTGTTATCTGGCGGGGAACAGACCCTTACCGCGACCGCGTTGATCTTTGGTGTGTTCTTGGCCAATCCCGCACCGATCTGTGTTTTGGACGAGGTCGACGCGCCGCTGGACGACGCCAACGTCACGCGCTTCTGCGATCTGCTGGACGAGATGTGCCGCCAGACCGATACGCGGTTCCTGATCATCACGCACCACGCAGTGACAATGGCGCGGATGGACCGATTGTTCGGTGTCACGATGCAGGAACAAGGCGTAAGCCAGTTGGTCTCGGTTGATCTGAAAAAGGCCGAACAGATGGTCGCGTGACCGTTCACTGCAAGTTTATGACGTTTGCGCTTGGATCGCGCTAACTTGGGCGCATGACACGATTTCTAATCCCCGCCCTGTTCGTAGCCAGTTCAGCTTATGCTGCAGACTGGCCTTTAAAGTCCGGGGACATTCCCCTGACATCAGCAGAGCTTGACGCTTTGGCAGGCCAAACATTCACCTTCTACGATGACGGTCAGGCCAAATTCTCGGCCGGTGGGGCCTATTCCTACACGTATGCCAGCGGAGACTCGGCTTTTGGCACATATTCCATCGCCGAGGACGGCAGCGTCTGTATCGCCTATCGCAACGGATTCAGCCGGTGTGATCTTTATGTAAGAAGCGGTGAGCGGCTGATCCTGATTGATCAGAAAGGAGACCGCTATCCCGTCCGGCCTGAGTAAATCTTTTCTGAATTGAGATACATAACCTAAGCGCAAAGCTGGTGTTCTCTTCATTTTGGTGGGAAATCTTGCCACACTGAACCGACGACCATTCCAGTCAATGGCTTAGGAGGGGATTGAACCTGTGGCAGAAGACACCGACGACCGGCTCGCTTTGGGTAAAAACCGCGGGTCGCATGGCCGCCAACAGGACGAGGGTGTTCTGGTTATTCGCACGATAGCGATGCCTGCAGACACCAATCCGGCCGGTGACATTTTTGGCGGTTGGCTGATGTCGCAAATGGATTTGGCGGCAGGCAATATGGCGGCGCGCGTGGCGCAGGGGCGAACAGCGACCGTTTCCGTCGAGGCGATGCAGTTCCTGCACCCGGTCAAGGTTGGGGACGAAGTGACGCTGTATACGACGCTGACGCATGTTGGGCGCACATCCATTCGTGTTCACGTGGATGTCTGGGCACGCCCGAGGCAATCGCAGAATGGAAAAAAGGTTACAGAAGCCGAGTTCGTGTTCGTCGCTTTGGACGAAAACGGTGCGCCGCGCCCGGTGTTCGACGACAGTTAAGCGCGGCGTGTCAGGCTAAAGCCGGTTCAGTAAGTCGACCGTTGGCCAGGCATCGGCGGGCAGGCCCAAGCGGACCTGTTCGGCCTGCACCGCAGCGCGTGTTCCGGCCCCCAGAATCCCGTCGATCTTGCCCACATTATACCCTTTGGCTTGCAGTTTGGTTTGCAGCTCTTTCATCTGCGCTCCGTTCAAACCTTGCGCCGGATTGCCTACGTCATAGATCTGCGCGCCTTCCAGTCTTGTACCAAAATAGGCGGCGGTCAGAACGTAGACAAAGCTTTGATTCCATTCGAAATAGACGTCGAAATTCGGGTAGGCTAAAAATGCCGGACCATTGCGCCCTTGCGGCAGGATTAGCGAGGCTGGCAGGTTGGCCAACGACCCGCTACGCGCCTGTACGCCCATGGCTTGCCAATCGGCCACCGAGCGGGGTTTACCCGGGCCGGACAGGGACCAGTCCATTTGAGCGGGCACCGTGACCTCTTGCAACCATGGCTCGCCCGCGCGCCAGCCCAGATGCGACAGCATTTTGCCCCCGGACATCAGCGCATCAGCGGCCGAGGTTTTCAGACGGACATGCCCGTCACCATCACCATCGACGCCGTTTTCCAAAATGTCGCGCGGCAGCATTTGGACCATGCCAATCTCTCCGGCCCATGCACCAGTCGTGCGGGCCGGGTCGAAATCGCCGTTTTGATACAGTTCGATAGCGGCGAAGATTTGCGGGCGAAACAATTCGGGCCTGCGGCAGTCGTGCGCCAAAGTCACCAGCGCGTTGCGGGTGTTGAAGTCCCCCTGGAACGAGCCATAGTCAGTCTCGAACGCCCAGAAGGCCAGCAGCACCCCGCGTGAGATACCGTATTCCTGTTCGATCCGGTCAAAGACCGCATCATATTTACGCGACATGGCTTGCCCGCGCTCTATCCGGTTGGCTGAAATCAGGCGGCGCGAAAACTCAATGAACGGTTTCTGAAACACCCCTTGCGCCCGGTCGGCCCTGAGCACCGCATTGTCTTGCTGCACACCTTTGAAAAATGCGTTCACGGTGGATTTGTCAAAGCCTTGTTGCATGGCTTCGGTCTTCAAGCCTTTGACAAAGGAATTGAACCCACCCCCACATTGGGCAAAGGCAGGAGAAGCAAGCAAAGCGGCGGCAACTAGGCCGGAAAGAAAACGCATGAAGGGACCCGTCAGAAAACCAGATTGACCCCAACCCACACCGACACGAGCCCAAGCGCAAGCCCCCAAACGCTCCACAACATGTGACATGCGCGGAAAACCTCCGCCGCCCCGATCTCGCGCGGCGCGTCGCCATTGACCCAGGCCAGGTCCCGCAGCTTTCCATCATAGCTGCGTGGCCCGGCAAGGGCGACGTTCAGCGCGCGGGCCATCGCGGCCTCGGGCCAGCCTGCATTGGGTGAGATATGGCGGCGCGCATCCCCAACAATTTCGCGCCAGCGCGACCGTTGGCCTGAGAGCGCCACGACCAGCACACAAGTCAGCCGGGCGGGGATCAGGTTCAGCAAGTCATCGAACCGGGCCGAAGCCCAGCCAAATTCGCTGTACTTTTCATTGCGATACCCGATCATGCTGTCGGCAGTGTTCGCGGCTTTGTAGACCAAGAGCCCCGGCAACCCGGCGACGAGAAACCAGAAAGCAGGCGCAATGACCCCGTCGCTGAGGTTTTCTGCCGCGCTTTCGATGGCCGACCGTGCCACCTGCGCCTCGGTCATGTCGCGGGTATCGCGTGAGACGATCATCGCCACCTGTGCCCGCCCCTCGGTCAGCGAAGTCAACAGCCCGTCACCCACAGCACGCACATGCGTGACCAGAGATTTCTGTGCCAGCAGGATCGCGCAAACCAGAATCTCGACCACCGGTCCCAGCAACGAAAGCGCCCAGCCAAGCCCCCATGCGCCGCAAAGCAACAGGATCAGCACGAAAACGCCTTTCAATCGTCGCGTATTTCCGTGATTCAGCCGTTTGTCCAACCAGCCAATCAGATTGCCGATCATCACTGCGGGGTGTTTGACGCGAGACCAGAGCCAGTCAGGCTCTCCCAGTGCGGCGTCCAGGCACATGGCGCAGACCAGCATCAGGCCAACGCTCACAGCGCGGCCTCCAATCTGTCCCATCCGTCCTTGGGTGGCAGGCCCAGGCGCAGATAGATGGTTGAATAGGGGAAAATGCGGCTCCAGATATGGTTCTGTGCCAGCCTGTCCTGCCAATTGGCGGCGTCGTCGACTTTGTACAGGCGAAACAGGCTGGTGCCACCAACGATCTGAGCACCCTTGGTAGTAACCAGCGCATCCAGCCGCGCGGCCTCTTGAGTCAGACGCTCGCGTGTGGCGTCAGCCCAACCGTTGTCTGACAAGGCTTGGGTTCCAATGCGCAGGGCAGGGCCCGACACGGACCACGGACCGGTCAAATCGTTTAGCCGGTTGATCAGGTCTGGCCGTCCGATGGCAAATCCCAGACGCATTCCAGCCAGTCCCCAGAACTTGCCAAAGCTTTTTAGCACGATCACACCGGGGCGGTCCGCCAGATGTATCAGAGACGCATCCGGCGTGACGTCGCAGAAGCTTTCATCAATTACGGTTAACGGCGCAGTGACATCGCTTTCCCGCCAGATCCGTCCGTCGGGGTTGTTCGGATGCACGATCACACGGGCGTCTCCAGCTGTGTCGGCCTGAACATTCCAACCCTGAGCTGAAAAGGCGGCCGCGTGTTCGTTATAGGTGGGTGGCGTGATCTGAACCGTGCCGGATGTGGCCAGCGCTGGGATACGGGCGATGATGGCGGATGCTCCTGGTGCGGGAAGGATCGCCGCGCCCTTTGGCACGTTCCAAAACCGGCGCGCGGCCTCGCTCAGGCGTTCAAAAGCCCCGTGGTCTGGCAGTTCCGTCCAATCCTCTGCTGTAAGCCCAGATATCTCATACGGGTGCGGGTTGATGCCGGTCGACAGATCGATCCAGTTGGCGCGTTGACCGCCATATTTGACAATCGCCCTGTCCAGTCCGCCGCCGTGGTCGCGCACGGCGCGAGGGTCCAGACCGTGATCCAATGTGCTCATCTGTTCTCTCTGTGGGAAATGACCGGTTTTGGCGCGTTTCAAGCGGATTTTCGCCTCTTACACAAGCAAATCCGTGTGATCACGGACCTGTGGGGCCGCTGTTAACACTTTGTTAAGGAAATAACGAGATCACGGACCACGGGGGTCGGCACCACTCACCATATCAAGTGCCGAGGTTGTTGCAAATGAAAGTTCTGATTGTTGAGAGTAACCCCGACCTTGGTCGGGTCTGGAAAAGGCATCTGGAGCGGCAAGGCGCCGAGGTCACGCTGGTCGAGACGCAGGAGGCCGCCATTCTGGCGCTGTATGGCACGGATTTTGAAATCATCGTGCTGGATCTGGTTTTGGAAAGCGGCAGTGCGTTGGCTGTGGCTGATTTTGCCAGCTATCGTCGCCCCGAGGCGCGGGTGATCTTTGTCACCAACACCACCTTCTTTTCGGACGGCTCGATCTTTGCCCACAGCCCGAATGCCTGTGCCTATGTACAAAGTGAAACGCCGCCAGAAGATCTGGCGGCGATGGTGGAGCATTACGCAGCAGGGCGTTGACCGCGTCCGTGCGGTTCCATGTATTCCAGAACCGGATTGGTCGGGATGATCCGGTGCGGATTGATGCTGTCATGGCTGTAGTGATAGTGGCGCACGATATGGTTCATGTTGACCGTGGGCGCGACACTCGGCCATTGATACAACTCGCGGGTATAGGCCCAAAGATTGGGGTAATCGATAAGGCGACGTTTGTTGCACTTGAAATGCAAGTGATAGACCGGATCAAAGCGGATCAATGTCGTGAACAGACGCCAGTCAGCCTCGGTGATCCGGTCTCCCATCAAATACCGATTGCGGGACAGGCGGTCCTCCAGCCAGTCCAGTGTGTTGAACAGCGGGCCCACCGCTGCGTCATAGGCTTCTTGCGAGGTGGCAAAGCCCGATTTGTAGACGCCGTTGTTCACGTCTGAATAGATGCGGGCGTTGACCTCTTCGATCTCGTCCCGCATCGCCTCGGGCCAGTAGTCATCGGTGTTGCCGGTGATCCCGTTGAAGGCCGAATTGAACATGCGGATGATTTCCGAACTCTCGTTCGAGACAATGGTTTCCTGCTGCTTGTCCCACAGGATCGGCACCGTGACCCGACCGGAATACGACGGATCGGCCTTGGTATAGATTTGATGCGCGAAGTCCATGCCGTAAAGATCGTCACCTGTTGCGCCATGATCGTCGGTCACAAAGGTCCAGCCTTTGTCCAGCATGTCAGGGTGCACAACTGAGACAGAGATCAGGTCAGTTAGCTCTTTCAATTCGCGAAAGATCAGGGTGCGGTGCGCCCAGGGGCAGGCGTGACTGACATAGAGATGATAGCGCCCGGGTTCAGCCTTGAATCCGCCCTTGCCGGACGGCCCCGCGCTTCCATCAGCCGATAACCAGTTGCGAAATTGCGCCGCGCTGCGTTTGAACGCGCCTCCCGTAGACTTTGTGTCATACCAAGTGTCATGCCATGTTCCGTCGACCAGCAGGCCCATTTCTTTTCCTCCGCGTAGGCGTTTGACCAAAGATAGGTCCAAGCCTGCCCTGTGCCTATCCGAACGCCCGCGCAACTGCTCTGCATTCGCGCACAATCGGGGCTGGGATTTCTGTGCAACAATTCGCAACCGCGCTGAATTCTGTGATGTGGTTCACTGGATTTTTACAACTGTTCCCGCACAATAGATGTCATTCACGGGGGAACGGATTAATGAGTACCTATGTTTCAAAGGAAATACGCGCCGAGTTGGACGCGGCCCGAATCGCCACGTTGAAGAAAGCCAGCCGTTTGCGGGTGGAAATGGGCAACAATACCTATAAAATCCTCAAATTGTGGAAGGACGGCTTCACTGTTGAGGCCGAAACGACACCCCGCCTGCGTGGGCTGGTCGATATCTACGATGGGGCCAACTACCTCTACCAATGCCTGATCGTCGCGGATGAGGATGAGGGCGGTGAGATGCGGTATGAGTTCAAGCGCAGCACTGCGGCCCATGACAAGGCTCCGCTGGATTTCTATCGCGCGCCGGATGCACCGATTGCCCTGTTGGGGCGCGAGGACTAGGGCCGGATTTCGACGGTCGTTCCGGTTTCAGTCAGAGTCCAAAGCTGCGCCATTTCGGCGTTTGACAGCGCAATACAGCCCAAGGTCCAGTCTCCGGGCAGCGTAAAACCGGCCACCCCATTGGGTTGGCCATGGATGAAGATGTCTCCTCCGGGGTCCGTACCCTGCTGGCGTGCGCGTTTGATGTCGTCGGGTTGTGGGTAGTCAATGCCCAGCGACAGATGAAAGGCGCTGTTTGGATTGCGCCGATCGATCCTGAACAGCCCGACGGGCGTTTTACCGTCCCCTTCGATCTCTTTGTTCCCATCCGGAGCAAAGCCCAGTGCAATGTCAGCCTGCATCACCACTGCCCCGTCCAGCGTGGCCGTCAGGCGGCGGGCAGATTTCTCGATCAGGATATGGTCGATGCGCGTGGCTTCGGGTGCCATTGGCGGCGCAGGCGGGCGAGGGCCAAAACGGTCCCAGCCAACCCAGCCGGCACCCGCGATCAACAGAGCGAGACCTATCAGCCCCAGCCGCCGCATGCCTTACTGCAAGTCGCCAAAAGCCCGTTTCAGTCGGGTACAAGCTTCCTCTACCCGCGCGCGCTGCGTGGCGAGGTTGAAGCG
The genomic region above belongs to Ruegeria sp. HKCCD4315 and contains:
- a CDS encoding lytic murein transglycosylase codes for the protein MRFLSGLVAAALLASPAFAQCGGGFNSFVKGLKTEAMQQGFDKSTVNAFFKGVQQDNAVLRADRAQGVFQKPFIEFSRRLISANRIERGQAMSRKYDAVFDRIEQEYGISRGVLLAFWAFETDYGSFQGDFNTRNALVTLAHDCRRPELFRPQIFAAIELYQNGDFDPARTTGAWAGEIGMVQMLPRDILENGVDGDGDGHVRLKTSAADALMSGGKMLSHLGWRAGEPWLQEVTVPAQMDWSLSGPGKPRSVADWQAMGVQARSGSLANLPASLILPQGRNGPAFLAYPNFDVYFEWNQSFVYVLTAAYFGTRLEGAQIYDVGNPAQGLNGAQMKELQTKLQAKGYNVGKIDGILGAGTRAAVQAEQVRLGLPADAWPTVDLLNRL
- the cbiB gene encoding adenosylcobinamide-phosphate synthase CbiB, which encodes MSVGLMLVCAMCLDAALGEPDWLWSRVKHPAVMIGNLIGWLDKRLNHGNTRRLKGVFVLILLLCGAWGLGWALSLLGPVVEILVCAILLAQKSLVTHVRAVGDGLLTSLTEGRAQVAMIVSRDTRDMTEAQVARSAIESAAENLSDGVIAPAFWFLVAGLPGLLVYKAANTADSMIGYRNEKYSEFGWASARFDDLLNLIPARLTCVLVVALSGQRSRWREIVGDARRHISPNAGWPEAAMARALNVALAGPRSYDGKLRDLAWVNGDAPREIGAAEVFRACHMLWSVWGLALGLVSVWVGVNLVF
- a CDS encoding chromosome segregation SMC family protein — protein: MRFSKLKLTGFKSFVDPTDLIIADGLTGVVGPNGCGKSNLLEALRWVMGENRPKSMRGGAMEDVIFAGAATRPARNFAEVVLTMDNSERLAPSGFNDSDQLEIVRRITRDVGSAYKTNGKDVRARDVQMLFADASTGAHSPALVGQNRIAELINAKPRARRRILEEAAGISGLYQRRHEAELKLKGTEANLTRVDDVLEQLGGQLAQLARQARQAARYREIGEQLRQAEGMLLYRRWKEADMARQQAEEKLRERITEASRAEAEARAAAAKRAEIEETLPPLREEEAIAAAVLQRQQVQRDQLSDQETRARQTIETLTNRIQQLGHDIEREAGLNRDAGQMIERLEWEARELAKAAEGHDEKVAEAAEIAREAASILQNREDHLSQQTEDMARLVARHQSAQRLVEDSRKTLARSEGEEEKARQAVDEAKTALTRASEAFEAAQEGEEKAREAAEAAEEALAAADELRNETQAREAEARAQRSEAEGELGAIRAETTALAKLVERDTAEGGQVLDLLRVAPGFEKALGAALADDLRAPLVEGDGPSGWVQVAGYDSDQPLSDGVEPLALHVSGPDRLSRRIAQIGLVDADQGARLQAALKPGQRLVSRSGDLWRWDGFRAWAEDAPSAAALRLEQLNKLEALKQELTRTEAQADGARAAHEALSRQLADVTEADRRAREARRAADQRMAETARLLSRAEADRNLAQGKLETLTLAVDRHKEDAMAARAQLREAEGALSGLGDLDSARAEVEDIKQTVEAARITMLTHRSTHDELRREGDARTRRSQEVTKDLSGWRHRLETAEKRISELAERKESSEEELADAMAAPGEIAEAREELNELIEAAEARRAEAADKLAEAETQQREVVLAEREAERLASEARESRAAAEARCDAAKESVVAAAERIAEDQQLTPNQLLNQLDVNPDQMPAADALESEVNRHKRQRDAMGAVNLRAEEDSKEVQEEFDTLSSEKADLEEAIKALRSGIASLNREGRERLLTAFEQVNSNFAMLFKHLFGGGEANLVMVESDDPLDAGLEIMCQPPGKKLSTLSLLSGGEQTLTATALIFGVFLANPAPICVLDEVDAPLDDANVTRFCDLLDEMCRQTDTRFLIITHHAVTMARMDRLFGVTMQEQGVSQLVSVDLKKAEQMVA
- a CDS encoding PLP-dependent aminotransferase family protein, whose translation is MSQHPLFATRASRMKASEIRELLKLLDQPGIISFAGGIPDPAFFPADAFAQAFQAALGPETQAQALQYSVSEGYVPLRKWLAQHMREIGVACDIDNILITSGSQQALDYLGKLFLSPGDTALVGWPTYLGALAAFNAYEPRFDRLNGNSGAAEYKAAAGDGAVKFAYLSADFANPTGETLDLQGREALLDLAEELDCAIIEDGAYQALRYDGDPIPPILSLELARKGSIEDCRTIYCGSFSKTLSPGLRMGWVVAPKPIISQLVLLKQAADLHSATINQMAVHDVAQACFDSHIPQVRAVYQNRRDVMLDALEQHMPNGVEWTRPEGGMFIWVTLPAGVSGSELLARALDTVKVAFVPGQAFFPDGSGANTIRLSFSNSDEAAIREGIRRLGEVLRA
- a CDS encoding FadR/GntR family transcriptional regulator, with the translated sequence MPFHKVETEKLSLAVVRQIELLILRGILRPGERLPSERELAERMGVSRPSLRDAISELQAQGLLTAKAGSGIYVAEVLGSAFSPALIRLFGSHDEAVFDYLSFRRDMEGLAAERAARQGSESDLKVVQAIFDKMQAAHDRNAADDEAQLDAEFHMAIIEASHNVIMLHMMRSMYDLLVQGVFYNRQTMFQQRATREAILDQHRAINDALQARSPLAARTAIEQHLDFVERCMADQRKTDRNESIAQQRLQHETGRA
- a CDS encoding acyl-CoA thioesterase → MPADTNPAGDIFGGWLMSQMDLAAGNMAARVAQGRTATVSVEAMQFLHPVKVGDEVTLYTTLTHVGRTSIRVHVDVWARPRQSQNGKKVTEAEFVFVALDENGAPRPVFDDS